The Glycine soja cultivar W05 chromosome 6, ASM419377v2, whole genome shotgun sequence genome has a window encoding:
- the LOC114416552 gene encoding GDSL esterase/lipase At1g74460-like, with protein MKFHLVLFVIIAAIFGVGLEGCQCKVVQFIFGDSLSDVGNNNYLSKSLAQASLPWYGIDLGNGLPNGRFSNGRTVAGIIGDNMGLPRPPAFLDPSLSEDVILENGVNYASGGGGILNETGSYFIQRFSLYKQMELFQGTQELIRSRIGKEEAEKFFQGAHYVVALGSNDFINNYLMPVYSDSWTYNDQTFMDYLIGTLGEQLKLLHGLGARQLMVFGLGPMGCIPLQRVLSTSGECQSRTNNLAISFNKATNKLLVDLGKQLPNSSYRFGDAYDVVNDVITNPNKYGFQNSDSPCCSFGNIRPALTCIPASKLCKDRSKYVFWDEYHPSDRANELIANELIKKFGFVRVDQTKPPSPSPALAPSSDD; from the exons ATGAAGTTCCATTTGGTGCTATTTGTTATAATAGCCGCCATTTTTGGAGTTGGGCTTGAAGGGTGCCAATGCAAGGTTGTGCAGTTCATTTTTGGAGACTCTCTCTCTGATGTTGGAAATAACAATTACCTTTCTAAGAGCCTTGCTCAGGCAAGTTTACCTTGGTATGGTATTGATTTGGGCAATGGACTCCCTAATGGCAGGTTCTCAAATGGTCGCACGGTTGCTGGTATAATAG GTGATAATATGGGCCTTCCTAGGCCTCCAGCATTCCTTGACCCATCTTTATCTGAAGATGTTATATTGGAAAATGGAGTGAATTATGCTTCTGGGGGTGGAGGCATCTTGAATGAAACAGGCAGTTATTTT ATTCAAAGGTTTTCTCTCTACAAGCAAATGGAGCTGTTTCAGGGGACACAAGAACTGATTAGAAGCAGAATTGGGAAAGAGGAGGCAGAGAAGTTTTTCCAGGGAGCTCATTATGTTGTTGCTTTAGGCAGCAATGACTTCATCAACAACTACTTGATGCCTGTTTACAGTGATTCATGGACATATAATGATCAAACCTTCATGGATTACTTGATAGGAACTCTAGGAGAACAATTAAAG CTACTGCATGGTCTAGGAGCAAGGCAGTTGATGGTGTTTGGGCTGGGCCCAATGGGCTGCATTCCACTTCAAAGGGTGCTTAGTACATCTGGGGAATGTCAAAGTAGAACAAATAATCTGGCTATTAGCTTTAATAAGGCTACAAACAAGTTACTTGTTGACTTGGGAAAGCAACTTCCCAATTCAAGCTACAGATTTGGAGATGCATATGACGTTGTTAATGATGTGATTACCAACCCGAACAAATATG GGTTCCAAAACTCTGATTCACCCTGTTGCTCCTTTGGGAATATTCGGCCAGCTCTTACATGTATACCTGCATCAAAACTGTGCAAAGATAGAAGCAAGTACGTTTTTTGGGATGAGTACCATCCTTCAGACAGAGCTAATGAGCTAATTGCCAATGAACTCATCAAGAAATTTGGGTTTGTGCGTGTTGATCAAACAAAACCTCCTTCACCATCACCCGCTCTTGCTCCATCTTCAGACGATTAA
- the LOC114415885 gene encoding uncharacterized protein LOC114415885 yields the protein MYNELQDVSSRVPWRKLFFSNLARPRAKFVFWTACHGRLATKVRMMKFGLLSDTKCNFCDHLETIDHLLFECAEMKDVWIQILEWQKINHQPKKWIEELSWAMAQGKGKGHRATLLKTALTETVYELWKYRNEVSFRGIVNNTHIGKKIMDSIVYRSWTHKKMREYIARLLIS from the coding sequence ATGTACAATGAATTGCAGGATGTTTCCAGTAGAGTTCCTTGgaggaaattatttttctccaaCCTGGCTAGACCCCGTGCAAAGTTTGTTTTCTGGACTGCCTGTCATGGCAGACTTGCCACTAAGGTTAGAATGATGAAATTTGGGCTACTTAGTGATACCAAATGTAACTTCTGTGATCATCTTGAAACAATTGACCACCTCCTGTTTGAATGTGCTGAAATGAAGGATGTTTGGATTCAGATTTTGGAATGGCAAAAGATTAACCACCAGCCAAAGAAGTGGATTGAGGAGCTTAGCTGGGCGATGGCGCAGGGTAAAGGAAAGGGGCATAGAGCAACTTTACTCAAAACTGCATTAACCGAGACTGTGTATGAGCTTTGGAAATATAGGAATGAAGTGAGTTTTAGGGGTATAGTCAATAATACACACATAGGAAAAAAGATTATGGATAGTATAGTTTATAGAAGTTGGACTCATAAAAAGATGAGAGAATATATTGCTAGGCTTCTGATTTCTTAG
- the LOC114416551 gene encoding protein EMBRYO DEFECTIVE 514-like: MAEEAAPKVVDPNTVVAAAAAAAAVDMDVENIEAGDNGAEPNQKRAREEEEPLGDDDDVLKKQKVAEEKEQSVEEQRLEKRDEKEEKEAEKEEEEKEASGSVNLGFKSFGSSSEMFHYFYNFLHTWPQYLNVNKYEHLMLLELLKNGHAEPDKKIGGGVRAFQVRKHPTFKSRCFFLIREDDSADDFSFRKCVDHILPLPEEMHLKFDANKALGGGGGGGGKHYGGGKGGRGGRGGRGGGGRGGHGRGGKWRH, encoded by the exons ATGGCAGAAGAAGCAGCACCGAAAGTCGTCGATCCCAACACCGTcgtcgccgccgccgccgccgccgccgccgtgGACATGGACGTCGAGAACATCGAGGCCGGCGACAACGGCGCCGAGCCGAACCAGAAGCGCGCCAGGGAGGAAGAGGAGCCCCTGGGCGACGACGACGACGTTTTGAAGAAGCAGAAGGTGGCCGAGGAAAAGGAACAGTCCGTAGAGGAACAGCGGCTGGAGAAGCgcgatgaaaaagaagaaaaggaagcagaaaaagaagaggaagagaaggaaGCAAGTGGTTCCGTGAACTTGGGATTCAAGAGCTTCGGTTCTTCCTCGGAGATGTTTCATTACTTCTACAACTTTCTCCATACCTGGCCTCAATATCTCAATGTTAACAAG TATGAACATCTGATGTTGTTGGAGTTGCTTAAGAACGGCCATGCAGAGCCAGATAAAAAGATTGGTGGAGGGGTTCGGGCTTTCCAAGTCCGCAAGCATCCTACCTTCAAAAGCAGGTGCTTTTTCCTCATCAGGGAGGATGACTCTGCTGATGATTTTAGCTTCAGGAAGTGTGTGGATCACATTCTTCCCTTGCCGGAAGAGATGCATTTGAAATTTGATGCGAACAAGGCAttgggtggtggtggtggtggaggaggaaaGCATTATGGAGGAGGAAAGGGTGGCAGAGGGGGGAGGGGTGGACGAGGAGGTGGTGGACGTGGTGGTCATGGGAGAGGAGGAAAGTGGAGACATTAA
- the LOC114415887 gene encoding protein RKD1-like has translation MENQQLTFWKSNYDIDDYYPFAPTCQFSSYDYCGWGSAADGYHWPHEFPLQDSYLDAIPFMKFYYPHDILYETTLPIEPTSLSIQDYDFSDWNEIDGSDHKPVFLSCNDGESVSEMKEDLNAKKCREEKISSSAKMLSRTTVSQYFYMPISKAARELNVGLTHLKKRCRELGIQRWPHRKLMSLQTLIKNIQEQGEAEGHENDEKLRAAIEMLKREKRKVEEMPDLELEDNTRRLRQACFKANYKKRKLVGMRFIEPESSLSGLSNKY, from the exons ATGGAGAATCAGCAACTAACGTTTTGGAAGTCCAATTATGATATTGATGACTATTATCCATTTGCACCTACGTGCCAATTTTCTTCATATGATTATTGCGGCTG GGGTAGTGCCGCTGATGGGTATCATTGGCCACATGAATTTCCTTTGCAAGATAGCTATCTTGATGCTATCCCTTTTATGAAGTTTTATTATCCTCATGACATTTTGTATGAAACTACTCTTCCCATTGAACCAACCTCACTAAGCATACAAG ACTATGACTTTTCTGATTGGAACGAAATCGATGGTTCTGATCATAAACCTGTGTTTTTATCATGCAATGATGGAGAAAGTGTAAGTGAAATGAAGGAGGATTTGAATGCTAAGAAATGCAGAGAAGAGAAAATTAGTAGCAGTGCGAAAATGTTGTCAAGAACAACTGTTTCTCAATACTTTTACATGCCAATATCAAAAGCAGCAAGAGAGCTCAATGTGGGCCTCACACACTTGAAGAAAAGGTGTAGGGAGTTAGGAATTCAGAGGTGGCCACATAGGAAGCTGATGAGTCTGCAAACCCTTATAAAGAATATACAA GAGCAAGGAGAGGCCGAGGggcatgaaaatgatgaaaaattaaGGGCTGCCATTGAGATgttgaagagagaaaaaaggaagGTGGAGGAAATGCCGGATTTGGAACTTGAGGATAATACAAGAAGGCTTAGACAAGCTTGTTTTAAGGCTAACTACAAGAAGAGGAAACTCGTGGGCATGAGGTTCATTGAACCTGAGTCTTCTCTTAGTGGTCTATCCAACAAGTATTGA